Proteins from a genomic interval of Thermodesulfobacteriota bacterium:
- the treZ gene encoding malto-oligosyltrehalose trehalohydrolase produces the protein MTTPPLPRNEPWQLDLGATALADGSCCFRIWAPRVETLAVVVAGGPGERLVAMTPEERGYFSARIPEVPAGSRYWYQLPDGSRRPDPASRWQPDGVHGPSAMVAPAAYPWQDAAWTGLALADYLLYEVHVGTCSLAGTFAGVAARLDHLVALGVTAVEIMPVAQFPGHRNWGYDGAFPFAVQNSYGGPDGLKALVDACHQRGLAVLLDVVYNHLGPEGNYSGCFGYYTTDRYRTPWGQAINFDGPWSDEVRHFVIANALYWITEYHLDGLRLDAVHGIVDCGARHILAELTAAVHRQAQALGRQVQVIAESDQNDPRLLAQPAAGGFGLDGQWNDDFHHALHVLLTGERQGYYQDFSGLSSLARACRQGFVVAGDYSAYRRRRHGAPLPPDLDPGRLVVFAQNHDQVGNRAQGDRLAASLGLPQLKLAAACVLLSPFVPLLFMGEEYGEPAPFPYFVSHGDPELVAAVRAGRRQELAAAGWRKEVPDPQDEATFAAARLRPGLASQGAHACLLGWYHALIALRRQLRAQDLVTGRPAVAEDRERQALVLTYRQALVVVLGFSGQAQQLPLSMTPGRWRLRIDSTAPRWGGPGSGLPAVLPVDAPVQAVQLPPFGVVVYQEE, from the coding sequence ATGACCACGCCGCCCCTCCCCCGGAACGAGCCCTGGCAGCTCGATCTCGGCGCGACCGCCCTGGCCGATGGCAGCTGCTGTTTCCGGATCTGGGCGCCCAGGGTGGAGACCTTGGCGGTGGTGGTTGCCGGTGGCCCGGGTGAGCGGCTGGTGGCCATGACCCCGGAGGAGCGGGGCTACTTTTCGGCCCGGATCCCGGAGGTGCCTGCCGGCAGCCGCTACTGGTACCAGCTGCCGGATGGCAGCCGGCGGCCGGACCCCGCCTCCCGCTGGCAGCCGGACGGGGTGCACGGACCGTCGGCGATGGTTGCTCCTGCCGCCTATCCCTGGCAGGATGCGGCCTGGACAGGCCTGGCCCTCGCTGACTACCTCCTCTACGAGGTTCACGTCGGCACCTGCAGCCTGGCCGGCACCTTTGCCGGCGTGGCTGCACGCCTCGATCATCTCGTGGCCCTCGGGGTGACCGCCGTGGAGATCATGCCGGTGGCCCAGTTTCCAGGGCACCGCAACTGGGGCTACGACGGCGCCTTCCCCTTTGCGGTCCAGAACAGCTACGGCGGGCCGGACGGCCTGAAGGCCCTGGTGGACGCCTGCCACCAGCGGGGTCTGGCGGTGCTCCTCGACGTGGTCTACAACCACCTGGGGCCGGAGGGCAACTACTCCGGCTGCTTCGGCTACTACACCACCGACCGTTACCGCACCCCCTGGGGCCAGGCCATCAACTTCGACGGCCCGTGGAGCGACGAGGTGCGCCATTTTGTCATCGCCAACGCCCTGTACTGGATCACCGAGTACCACCTCGACGGGCTGCGGCTGGATGCGGTGCACGGCATTGTCGACTGCGGCGCCCGCCACATCCTGGCCGAGTTGACCGCGGCCGTGCACCGGCAGGCCCAGGCTCTGGGCCGCCAGGTGCAGGTGATCGCCGAAAGCGACCAGAACGATCCCCGCCTCCTGGCCCAGCCCGCGGCCGGCGGCTTCGGCCTCGATGGCCAGTGGAACGACGACTTCCACCACGCCCTGCATGTTCTTCTCACCGGCGAGCGCCAGGGCTACTACCAGGATTTCTCGGGGTTGTCCAGCCTGGCCCGGGCCTGCCGCCAGGGCTTCGTGGTGGCGGGCGACTACTCCGCCTACCGCCGCCGCCGCCACGGCGCACCGCTGCCACCGGATCTGGATCCCGGCCGGCTGGTGGTCTTCGCCCAGAACCACGATCAGGTCGGCAACCGGGCGCAAGGGGATCGCCTGGCTGCCTCCCTGGGCCTGCCGCAGCTCAAGCTGGCGGCTGCCTGCGTGCTCCTGTCGCCCTTTGTGCCCCTTCTCTTCATGGGCGAGGAGTACGGCGAGCCGGCCCCGTTTCCCTACTTTGTCAGCCACGGCGATCCGGAGCTGGTGGCCGCGGTGCGGGCCGGCCGGCGGCAGGAGCTTGCCGCCGCCGGCTGGCGGAAGGAGGTGCCGGATCCCCAGGACGAGGCGACCTTCGCCGCCGCCCGTCTTCGTCCGGGGCTGGCGAGCCAGGGCGCCCACGCCTGTCTCCTGGGCTGGTACCATGCTCTCATTGCCCTGCGCCGCCAGCTCCGGGCGCAGGATCTTGTGACCGGCCGGCCGGCGGTGGCGGAGGACCGGGAGCGCCAGGCCCTGGTCCTGACCTACCGCCAGGCCCTGGTGGTGGTCCTGGGCTTCTCCGGCCAGGCCCAGCAGCTGCCGTTGTCCATGACTCCTGGTCGCTGGCGGCTGCGCATCGACAGCACCGCCCCGCGGTGGGGTGGCCCGGGCAGCGGCCTGCCAGCCGTGCTCCCGGTGGATGCCCCTGTCCAGGCGGTGCAACTGCCGCCCTTCGGGGTGGTCGTCTACCAAGAGGAGTGA